GGCGGCGATCGCGTCGGCGGCGGTGCCGCTGACGCGGTAGTCGTCGCGGGTGAGGGCGTGGGTGCCCGTCGTGTGGTCGGCGCGCAGGAGGAGCATCTCGCTGAGGTGACTCAGGCGCCACGCGAGGGTCGTGAACGGCGGCGGAACGGGGTGTGGGTGGGGCGCGGCGTCCCGGCCCCAGTCGCCGGTCCCGGCCAGGAAGGTCGCCCGCGCCCCGGGGCCGTCCGTACGCCGACGGACGGACCAGCAGTGCGCCACCGGCTCCCAGAGGTACTCGTCGTCGGTCAGCGGACCGACCGGGGTCCGCGAGCCGTCGCCGCTGTCCATGACCGGCCCGGTGAGCCGACCGGCCAGGCGCTCGCAGGACCAGTCGAACTGGTCCAGCAGCGGGGTGAGGCGAGGTCCTGCGGTCATCGGTGCCCTCCTGGGTCGTCCGGCCCGCCAGGCTGGCACAGCGAGGGGAATCCTGCTCCTCCTTTTTTCCGGGGTCTAGTGCCCGCGGAACGCCTCCTCCAGCCACCACGCCCCCCGGTCCCGAACCACCTTCGCGTCGATCAGCAGCGGGGCGGACCGTGGCCCGGCGACCCAGTCCTCCACGGCCTTCAGGTCCGCCCGCGTGCGCACGGTCACCGCCTCGAAACCGTAACCGCGGGCCACGGCCGCGATGTCGGTCGGCGGGAACTCGACCGTGTCGAGCGGATGTCCGTCGGGGCCGAAGTGGTGCACCTCCGCGCCGTAGGCGTCGTCGTTGTACACGACGACGACCATGGGGAGCCCGAGCCGCCGTACGGTGTCCAGGTCGGCGGCGCCCATCAGCGCGCCGCCGTCGCCGAGCGCGGCCACCGGCAGCCGGTCCGGACGGGCCAGGGCCGCGCCGATCGCGGTGGCCAGGCCGAGGCCGATCGACTGGTAGGCCTGCGTGAAGCAGAAGCCGTCCTGGTCGGGCACCGACAGGAACATGCTCGGGTGTCCCATGAAGTTGCCGGAGTCGACGCCGATCACCCGCTCCGCTGGGAGGAGGTCGTCGAGCGCGATGCTGAGCGTGCGGGGGTCGATCCGGTCACGGGTGCTCGTGTCCTCGTACGGCACGTCACGCCAGCGCACCCGCGTGGCCACGGCCTCGGCGATGCCGGGCGTCCGCAGGCCCTGGCGTCTCCCGCCGGGGGCCGCCAGGACGTGCCGCGCGGTGAGTTCGACATCGCCGGTGACCCCGAGATGCAGCTTCCGGTGCGCGCCGAGTACCGAGGGGTCGTCGTCGACCTGCACCACGGTCGTGTCCGCACCGATGAGGGCGCCGTGCCGCATGGTCCACATGTTCAGTGCGCAGCCCCAGCCGACGATCACGTCGGCCCTGCCGATGAGTTCGGCCGCCAGGGGCGAGGCGAAGCCGCCGGACACGTCGAGCGACCAGGGGTTGTCGTGGAACAGCCCACGCGCCACGGCCGAGGTCGCCAGCAGGGCGCCCCAGCGCTCGGCAAGAGCTTCGAGGGCGTCCCGGGCCCCGGGTGAGCGCGCACCGCGTCCGGCCACGAAGACCGGCCGCCGGGCCTGCTCCAGCACCCGGGCCAGAGCCGCCACGTCGTCGGCGGACGGCTCGACCGCTGTTCGCCGTGGTGGCGGTGCGGCCTGGGCGAGGGCATCGCCGGGGGCGTCCGCCGCCTGTACGTCCAGGGGGAGGTTCAGGAGCACCGTACGTCGTTCGTGCAGGGCCCGTCGCACCGCCGCACATGCCTGTCCTACGGCGTCCTCGGGCGACGCGACCCGCATCGGGACCGCGCCCACCGCCGTCCCCAACGCCTCCTGGTCGACATGGAAGTTGGAGGTCGGCCGGGTCACCTCGGCCGCCACCACGACGAGCGGTGTGCGGCTCTTGGCCGCCTCGGCGATCCCCGTCATCGCGTTGGTGAGCCCGGGTCCCTGGTGGACGCTCACGGCGGCCACCGTGCCGCTCACGCGCGCGTACGCGTCGGCCATCGTCGCCGCGCCGCCCTCGTGGCGGGCGGCGACGAAGCGGGCACCGGCCGCGACCATGGCGTTGGTCAGATGGAAGTTGCCGGACCCCACGACGCCGAAGACCTGCTCGATCCCGGCCGCGTACAGGGCCCGTCCGACGGCCTCCGCGACCTTCATGACCGCTCCACGAGGGCCAGCACGCGCGCGGGCGAGCCGGAGCCCGCGACGATGGGCAGGGGTCCCGCGACGACGACGCTGCCGGTCGCGGGCAGCGCGGCCAGGTTCTGGAGCTGGGTGAGGCCGTACTTGTCGCTGCCCATCA
This portion of the Streptomyces canus genome encodes:
- a CDS encoding DinB family protein, translating into MTAGPRLTPLLDQFDWSCERLAGRLTGPVMDSGDGSRTPVGPLTDDEYLWEPVAHCWSVRRRTDGPGARATFLAGTGDWGRDAAPHPHPVPPPFTTLAWRLSHLSEMLLLRADHTTGTHALTRDDYRVSGTAADAIAAVDAAADAWRTALRDTADTDLDTVGRCTYPHGSDAEEPFLDIVWWVNQEVLHHGAEIALLRDLYRERRR
- a CDS encoding thiamine pyrophosphate-binding protein, whose translation is MKVAEAVGRALYAAGIEQVFGVVGSGNFHLTNAMVAAGARFVAARHEGGAATMADAYARVSGTVAAVSVHQGPGLTNAMTGIAEAAKSRTPLVVVAAEVTRPTSNFHVDQEALGTAVGAVPMRVASPEDAVGQACAAVRRALHERRTVLLNLPLDVQAADAPGDALAQAAPPPRRTAVEPSADDVAALARVLEQARRPVFVAGRGARSPGARDALEALAERWGALLATSAVARGLFHDNPWSLDVSGGFASPLAAELIGRADVIVGWGCALNMWTMRHGALIGADTTVVQVDDDPSVLGAHRKLHLGVTGDVELTARHVLAAPGGRRQGLRTPGIAEAVATRVRWRDVPYEDTSTRDRIDPRTLSIALDDLLPAERVIGVDSGNFMGHPSMFLSVPDQDGFCFTQAYQSIGLGLATAIGAALARPDRLPVAALGDGGALMGAADLDTVRRLGLPMVVVVYNDDAYGAEVHHFGPDGHPLDTVEFPPTDIAAVARGYGFEAVTVRTRADLKAVEDWVAGPRSAPLLIDAKVVRDRGAWWLEEAFRGH